One window of Populus nigra chromosome 5, ddPopNigr1.1, whole genome shotgun sequence genomic DNA carries:
- the LOC133693760 gene encoding protein ECERIFERUM 2 has translation MVPTILKTSVSGIKLSSVVPAEVTGDNEDRKLTNMDLAFKLHYVRGVSFFSNEAVQGLTIYDLKEPMFSLLALYPTASGRIRKSESGRPFIKCNDGGVRIVEAHCDKTIEEWLKMNDHKPLDDYLVYDQVLGPDLGFSPLVFVQFTWFKCGGMSVGLSWAHVLGDPFSASTFINTWGKIMQGHVPSRSPHVPNTKNSKYPLSTTRRKPFSLKRVDPVGDYWLTTNNCKMETHSLHVTAEQLDDILSDNIRGQKQPTELSHFQVLSAIIWKSLSKVREDSGPRIVTICTGNSRVNDPEVPSNNLVFSIIQADFSVAEGEIYELAELIAEKQEEENSLIEDIVESDKVEFDRIAYGTNLTFVDLEEANIYGLELKGQKPIFANYSIKGVGEGGVVLVLPAGPGNGSGKVSSGRTVTVTLPENQLSRLMNELKLHWGLA, from the exons ATGGTGCCAACAATCCTCAAAACATCAGTTTCTGGCATCAAGCTATCATCGGTTGTGCCAGCCGAAGTGACAGGTGACAACGAGGACCGAAAACTAACAAATATGGACTTGGCCTTTAAGCTCCATTATGTCAGGGGTGTGTCCTTTTTCAGTAACGAAGCAGTCCAGGGTCTCACAATATACGACTTGAAAGAACCCATGTTTTCATTGCTCGCTCTCTATCCTACTGCTTCGGGAAGAATTCGGAAATCTGAATCAGGCAGACCTTTCATCAAGTGTAATGATGGTGGTGTTCGGATTGTTGAAGCGCACTGTGACAAAACCATTGAGGAATGGTTAAAGATGAACGATCACAAACCTCTTGATGATTATCTTGTCTACGATCAAGTTCTTGGTCCAGATTTAGGATTCTCTCCATTGGTCTTTGTTCAG TTCACTTGGTTCAAGTGTGGAGGAATGTCAGTGGGACTCAGCTGGGCCCATGTTCTTGGGGATCCATTCTCAGCTTCAACCTTCATCAACACATGGGGCAAAATTATGCAAGGTCACGTGCCATCAAGGTCTCCCCACGTGCCAAACACTAAAAACTCCAAATACCCACTTTCAACGACAAGAAGGAAGCCATTTTCCCTTAAACGGGTCGACCCAGTTGGGGACTATTGGTTAACTACCAATAACTGTAAAATGGAAACTCACTCTCTCCATGTCACCGCAGAACAACTTGACGACATACTATCAGACAATATTCGTGGTCAAAAGCAGCCAACTGAGTTATCCCATTTCCAAGTCCTCTCTGCAATAATATGGAAATCTTTGTCCAAGGTTAGGGAAGATTCAGGGCCAAGAATTGTGACAATTTGCACAGGAAATTCTCGAGTCAATGACCCTGAAGTTCCGAGCAACAACCTGGTGTTTAGTATTATTCAAGCAGACTTCTCGGTCGCGGAAGGAGAAATCTATGAATTAGCGGAATTGATTGCTGAGAAGCAGGAAGAGGAGAATAGCTTGATAGAAGATATAGTAGAGAGCGACAAGGTTGAATTCGACCGTATAGCATATGGAACAAATTTGACCTTTGTGGATTTGGAAGAAGCAAATATTTATGGGCTGGAATTGAAGGGGCAGAAGCCTATTTTTGCTAATTATTCCATCAAGGGAGTCGGTGAGGGAGGAGTTGTTTTAGTGCTACCTGCAGGGCCAGGAAATGGCAGTGGGAAAGTCAGTTCTGGGAGGACAGTGACAGTGACTTTGCCTGAAAATCAACTTTCAAGGCTAATGAATGAGCTCAAGTTACACTGGGGTCTTGCttga